The following proteins come from a genomic window of Mucinivorans hirudinis:
- a CDS encoding Iron-sulfur cluster assembly protein SufB, with the protein MQEDIIKSRTEAEAEYEYGFTSNIETETIAKGLSEETVRLISAKKEEPEWLLEFRLRAFRHWLTLKHPRWAHLTIPEIDFQDLIYYAAPKPRKEWQQGDEIDPELQATFDKLGIPLNEQKSLAGYAVDAVIDSVSVKTTFQSTLAEKGIIFCSFSEAVREHPELVRKYLGTVVPYTDNFYACLNSAVFSDGSFCYIPRGVRCPMELSTYFRINAKGTGQFERTLIVAEEQAYVSYLEGCTAPQRDENQLHAAIVEIIAETDAEVKYSTVQNWYPGDKNGVGGVFNFVTKRALCRGDRAKVSWTQVETGSAITWKYPSCILAGEESYGEFYSVALTKGYQQADTGTKMIHLGRGSRSRIVSKGISAGRSQNSYRGLVRVAAKAENCRNYSQCDSLLIGDQCGAHTFPYIECNNTSSIVEHEATTGKIGEEQLFYCNQRGIPSEEAVGLIVNGYARDVLQQLPMEFAVEAQKLLAISLEGSVG; encoded by the coding sequence ATGCAAGAAGATATTATAAAGAGCAGAACCGAAGCCGAAGCCGAATATGAGTATGGCTTTACATCGAATATAGAGACTGAAACCATAGCAAAAGGGCTTAGCGAAGAGACTGTGCGGTTGATTTCCGCAAAGAAAGAGGAGCCTGAGTGGTTGTTGGAATTTAGATTACGGGCATTTCGTCATTGGCTCACGTTGAAGCATCCGCGTTGGGCGCACCTCACCATACCCGAAATAGACTTTCAGGATCTTATCTACTATGCCGCGCCCAAGCCGCGCAAGGAGTGGCAGCAGGGGGACGAGATAGACCCCGAACTGCAAGCCACATTCGATAAGCTGGGCATTCCGCTCAACGAGCAGAAGTCGTTGGCAGGCTATGCTGTGGACGCTGTAATTGACTCGGTATCCGTAAAGACTACTTTTCAATCGACACTTGCCGAAAAGGGCATAATATTTTGCTCTTTCAGTGAGGCGGTCAGGGAGCATCCTGAATTGGTTCGTAAATATCTCGGCACGGTTGTCCCCTACACCGACAACTTCTATGCCTGCCTAAACTCGGCGGTATTTTCCGACGGTTCATTTTGCTATATCCCCAGGGGGGTGCGCTGCCCGATGGAGCTATCCACCTATTTCCGTATCAATGCCAAAGGTACGGGACAGTTCGAGCGAACGCTCATTGTTGCCGAAGAGCAGGCGTATGTGAGCTATCTGGAGGGTTGCACTGCTCCGCAACGTGATGAAAACCAACTTCACGCTGCCATCGTAGAGATTATTGCCGAGACGGATGCCGAGGTTAAGTACTCTACGGTTCAGAATTGGTATCCGGGTGATAAGAATGGTGTTGGCGGTGTCTTTAATTTTGTGACCAAGCGTGCATTGTGTCGTGGTGACCGCGCCAAGGTGTCGTGGACTCAGGTGGAGACCGGTTCGGCAATCACGTGGAAATACCCCTCGTGCATCCTCGCCGGTGAGGAGAGTTATGGCGAGTTTTACTCCGTGGCACTCACCAAGGGCTATCAGCAGGCGGACACGGGCACAAAGATGATTCACCTTGGGCGTGGCTCTCGTTCTCGTATTGTGAGCAAGGGTATTTCGGCGGGTAGGTCTCAAAACTCCTATCGCGGTTTGGTGCGCGTGGCTGCCAAGGCGGAGAATTGTCGCAACTACTCCCAGTGCGACTCTCTATTGATTGGAGACCAATGCGGAGCGCACACTTTTCCATATATTGAGTGTAACAACACTTCGAGCATTGTGGAGCACGAAGCCACCACGGGCAAAATAGGTGAGGAGCAACTGTTTTATTGTAACCAACGCGGCATCCCGAGCGAAGAGGCTGTTGGACTTATTGTTAATGGTTATGCACGCGATGTGTTGCAACAGTTGCCGATGGAGTTTGCAGTGGAGGCTCAAAAGCTACTTGCAATTTCCCTTGAAGGGAGTGTGGGTTAA
- a CDS encoding Adenosylcobinamide-phosphate synthase has product MTEIAIILIGFTADTLLGDPRLLPHPIRLFGRAISLMEQSLNRGESRRLKGATMWFVLVVSTLLLFAFAERLAAPHPTAYILFSSLFFFYGLANSSLIREVWRVETIVRRGDITRSRLQLATIVGRDTQHLSTTQIRTALVETLAENLSDGVIAPLFFYGLGGIPAMMAYKMVNTLDSMVGYKSDRFREFGYFSARMDDVANFIPARLTAVLMAAVALSGRALTFIFKYGNSHSSPNAGYPEAAIAGILNCRLGGDNLYGGVEVHKPFIGERAREILHKDIITAAAVNMAVATVAVAILVLSKVWFG; this is encoded by the coding sequence ATGACAGAAATAGCAATCATACTAATTGGTTTCACAGCAGATACGCTCCTTGGCGACCCACGCTTACTACCCCACCCCATCAGGCTTTTCGGACGGGCTATATCTCTAATGGAACAGAGTTTGAACAGGGGTGAGAGCAGGAGGCTCAAGGGGGCGACTATGTGGTTTGTATTGGTGGTATCGACACTATTACTCTTCGCCTTTGCCGAGCGGTTAGCAGCACCGCACCCTACCGCATACATCCTCTTTAGCTCCCTATTCTTCTTCTACGGATTGGCTAACAGTTCCTTGATTCGCGAGGTATGGAGGGTGGAAACAATAGTACGACGGGGCGACATTACTCGCTCACGACTCCAACTTGCCACCATCGTGGGGCGCGACACCCAACATCTGAGCACCACCCAGATACGCACCGCCCTTGTTGAGACCTTGGCTGAAAATTTGAGCGATGGCGTCATTGCACCGCTCTTCTTCTACGGCTTGGGGGGCATTCCAGCTATGATGGCATACAAGATGGTAAATACACTCGATTCGATGGTAGGATACAAGAGCGACCGCTTTAGAGAGTTCGGATATTTCTCGGCTAGGATGGACGACGTTGCCAACTTTATTCCGGCGCGACTGACTGCCGTACTGATGGCTGCCGTTGCTCTGAGTGGGCGAGCCCTGACCTTTATATTCAAATACGGCAACTCGCACAGCAGCCCCAATGCCGGATACCCCGAAGCGGCGATTGCCGGAATCCTCAACTGCCGACTGGGGGGAGACAATCTCTATGGCGGAGTCGAAGTTCACAAACCCTTCATAGGAGAGCGGGCACGCGAAATCCTACACAAAGATATTATCACTGCCGCAGCGGTAAATATGGCGGTGGCAACCGTTGCTGTGGCTATCCTCGTTCTGAGCAAAGTGTGGTTTGGGTAA
- a CDS encoding Monofunctional biosynthetic peptidoglycan transglycosylase: protein MGNIRERMRNPRRESRASKIFWSLVLAPFAVVAVIIVLIIAGAFGKLPTFEELENPRSNIATEIISSDGEVIGNFFVENRSYIDYGDLSPYLVQALVATEDSRFYSHSGIDFLGLARVGFKTVLMGDKGQGGGSTISQQLAKNLYPRDTVVSRGVAKVGRLFIAKFKEWITATMLEYNYTKEEIIAMYLNTVEFGANAFGVKSAARTFFNKYPSELTLEESAMLVGMVNKPTRYNPKLNPQYALERRNTVIERMYQAGTIDNERAKESKSKPIELDYRPISHNAGTGTYFREMIRQLMTAKEPERRSFSNDWDYQVAVDKWKNDPRYGWCNKNTKADGEKYNLYKDGLKITVTVNAKMQRYAEEAMWEQMKDNIQPQFDNQRKGYKNIFFNIKTDEQQAIINSAMMQSERGRKMRAEGVSREDIIAAFNKPERMTVFTYKGERDTTMTPRDSIIHYKAILRSGFTAIDPATGYVLAYVGGTSFKHFKYDMASQGRRQVGSTVKPFIYTFAIDHLGYNPCTLVPNLEVTIDTGSGEPWSPREAGKVEYDGELHPLKWGLAMSRNNYSAWIMKQSSPQAVTDLIHKFGISGWIDPVVAVCVGTPEVTVLEMVSAFATFANRGVHIDPFFITRIEDRQGNVLATFSPTSNDVISEQTAFTMLGMMQNNINAGTGGGLRSRFGIRSEIGGKTGTTNNNADAWFIAVAPKIAAGAWVGGEDRATHIINRGEGSAVALPIVGKFLQKIYADKSLGITPEDKFLPPIGVVRYDCEEGAPTESRRSERESEFFD, encoded by the coding sequence ATGGGAAATATAAGAGAGAGAATGCGAAACCCGCGTCGTGAGAGCAGGGCATCGAAAATATTCTGGAGTTTAGTGCTTGCTCCCTTTGCGGTTGTGGCGGTAATTATAGTGTTGATTATTGCGGGAGCTTTCGGTAAGTTGCCCACATTCGAGGAGTTGGAAAATCCGCGTAGCAACATAGCAACAGAAATCATCTCTTCGGACGGAGAGGTTATCGGCAATTTCTTTGTCGAGAACCGTTCTTATATAGATTATGGCGACCTCTCGCCCTATCTGGTTCAGGCTCTTGTCGCAACGGAGGATTCACGCTTCTACTCTCACTCGGGTATAGACTTTTTGGGGTTGGCACGCGTTGGTTTCAAGACTGTTCTTATGGGTGACAAGGGACAGGGAGGAGGTTCTACAATCAGTCAGCAGCTTGCCAAAAACCTCTACCCTCGCGACACGGTCGTTAGCCGTGGAGTGGCAAAGGTGGGTAGGCTCTTTATAGCAAAGTTTAAGGAGTGGATTACTGCTACTATGCTCGAATATAACTACACCAAGGAGGAGATAATTGCTATGTACCTCAATACGGTGGAGTTTGGCGCGAATGCTTTTGGTGTAAAATCTGCCGCCCGTACCTTCTTTAATAAATATCCCTCGGAACTGACCTTAGAGGAGTCGGCTATGTTGGTGGGTATGGTCAATAAACCGACCCGCTATAACCCCAAACTCAATCCGCAATATGCACTGGAGCGTCGTAATACTGTCATAGAGCGTATGTATCAGGCGGGAACGATTGATAATGAGCGAGCTAAGGAGAGTAAAAGCAAGCCCATCGAGTTGGACTATCGCCCCATTTCGCACAATGCCGGAACGGGTACATATTTCCGCGAGATGATTCGCCAGCTGATGACGGCAAAAGAGCCCGAGAGACGCAGTTTTTCCAATGATTGGGACTATCAGGTGGCTGTGGATAAGTGGAAAAATGACCCTCGTTACGGTTGGTGTAACAAAAATACGAAGGCTGACGGCGAGAAATATAACCTCTACAAGGATGGGCTCAAGATTACCGTAACTGTCAATGCCAAGATGCAACGCTATGCCGAGGAGGCTATGTGGGAGCAGATGAAGGACAACATCCAGCCCCAGTTCGACAATCAGCGAAAAGGGTATAAAAATATATTTTTCAACATTAAAACTGACGAGCAGCAGGCAATCATCAATTCGGCAATGATGCAGAGTGAGCGCGGACGCAAAATGCGCGCCGAGGGGGTCTCTCGCGAGGATATTATCGCGGCATTCAACAAACCCGAACGTATGACCGTCTTCACCTATAAGGGTGAGCGCGACACGACGATGACCCCGCGCGACTCGATTATTCATTACAAGGCAATTCTCCGCTCCGGTTTCACCGCCATAGACCCTGCCACGGGTTATGTGTTGGCATATGTGGGGGGTACGTCGTTCAAACACTTTAAGTATGATATGGCGAGTCAGGGACGCCGGCAGGTGGGTTCGACAGTCAAACCTTTTATATATACCTTTGCCATCGACCATTTGGGATATAACCCCTGCACGCTTGTGCCCAACCTCGAGGTCACCATCGACACGGGCAGCGGCGAGCCGTGGTCACCCCGCGAGGCGGGCAAGGTGGAGTATGACGGAGAGTTGCACCCCTTGAAGTGGGGGTTGGCAATGTCTCGTAATAACTACTCGGCGTGGATTATGAAGCAGAGTTCGCCGCAGGCAGTTACAGACCTTATACATAAATTCGGAATTTCGGGTTGGATAGACCCCGTTGTTGCGGTTTGCGTGGGTACGCCCGAGGTTACGGTCTTGGAGATGGTGAGTGCCTTCGCCACCTTTGCCAACCGCGGAGTGCATATCGACCCCTTTTTTATCACCCGAATCGAGGATAGACAGGGTAATGTTTTGGCAACATTTTCGCCAACGAGCAACGACGTAATATCGGAACAGACAGCCTTTACGATGCTTGGTATGATGCAAAACAATATCAATGCCGGCACGGGAGGGGGCTTGCGTTCGCGTTTCGGCATCCGTAGCGAGATTGGGGGTAAGACGGGCACGACAAATAACAATGCAGATGCTTGGTTTATTGCTGTTGCACCCAAGATTGCAGCCGGCGCGTGGGTCGGTGGAGAGGATAGAGCAACACATATCATTAATCGTGGCGAGGGTAGCGCGGTTGCACTACCTATTGTCGGTAAGTTTCTGCAAAAAATATATGCTGATAAGTCGCTGGGAATAACGCCTGAAGATAAGTTCCTGCCGCCCATAGGTGTGGTGAGGTATGACTGCGAAGAGGGCGCTCCCACAGAGAGCAGACGGAGCGAACGAGAGTCGGAATTTTTTGATTAA
- a CDS encoding 1,4-alpha-glucan (glycogen) branching enzyme (GH-13-type) → MEKTLPIICSDEWLRPAEGEINYRYHRYLQRLNDIEHNVGSLFDYANAHLYYGFHYDSYAKGWWFRDWLPAAWEVYLFGDFNDWERFQYPLQRDQWGSWSVFISDEQTGGRLAHGSLVKMHVRGADGQYLDRIPAYIRRAVQDEVTKDFVGQVWHPAEKFDWSDDHFDLASIESLLIYEAHVGMAQEKEGVGTYKEFEEVVLPRVKKLGYNAIQLMAVAEHPYYGSFGYHVSSFFAPSSRFGTPEELKSLIKTAHSMGIAVIMDVVHSHYVKNTCEGINRLDGTDDLYSPIIGEHPHWGSKLFNYGKQEVQHFLLSNVKYWLDEFHFDGYRFDGVSSMIYHHHGYSDFTSREAFFNDTVNRDAILYLTLANKLVKEVKPSAVTIAEDVSGMPGMAVSIADGGIGFDYRLAMAVPDFWIKYLKDVPDEEWNIWEMWNILSNRLPNVKTIAYCESHDQALVGDKTIAFRLMDKEMYFAMERDSKNLAIDRGIALHKMIRLLTITLGGDAYLNFMGNEFGHPEWIDFPREGNHWSYKHAQRQWSLAEADYLRYIDLDRFDAAMVHLTRNYHVLKSGYGYNLLNDNDNKVMVFEQAGLVYVFNWHGEASIPDYRMPVPMAGKYKIILNTDDAKFGGFGRVDKDSEFFSFTETSPEGHQYHFIKIYCVSRSAIVLQYCD, encoded by the coding sequence ATGGAGAAAACCCTACCCATAATCTGCTCTGACGAATGGTTGCGTCCCGCTGAGGGAGAGATAAACTATCGTTATCACCGTTACTTGCAACGCCTCAATGATATAGAGCATAATGTAGGCTCTCTATTCGACTACGCAAATGCTCACCTCTATTACGGTTTCCACTACGACAGCTATGCTAAGGGGTGGTGGTTTCGCGACTGGTTGCCTGCGGCGTGGGAGGTTTATCTCTTTGGCGATTTCAACGATTGGGAACGTTTCCAATATCCTTTGCAGAGAGACCAGTGGGGTAGTTGGTCTGTCTTTATCTCCGATGAGCAGACGGGTGGACGGCTCGCTCACGGTAGCTTGGTGAAGATGCACGTGCGCGGGGCAGACGGGCAATATCTCGACCGCATTCCGGCATATATCCGCCGTGCAGTGCAGGATGAGGTTACTAAGGACTTTGTGGGGCAGGTGTGGCATCCTGCAGAGAAATTTGACTGGAGCGACGACCATTTCGACCTCGCCTCCATCGAAAGCCTACTCATCTACGAAGCACACGTAGGTATGGCGCAGGAGAAAGAGGGGGTTGGTACATACAAGGAGTTTGAGGAGGTGGTTCTACCACGAGTTAAAAAGTTGGGTTATAATGCAATTCAGCTTATGGCTGTTGCCGAGCACCCATATTACGGCTCTTTTGGCTACCACGTGAGCAGTTTTTTCGCACCTTCCTCGCGTTTTGGTACGCCCGAAGAGTTGAAGTCGCTGATTAAAACAGCTCACTCTATGGGTATAGCAGTGATTATGGATGTCGTTCATAGCCACTATGTTAAAAATACTTGCGAGGGAATCAACCGTTTGGATGGCACGGACGACCTCTACTCACCAATAATCGGCGAACATCCGCACTGGGGTAGCAAACTATTCAATTATGGTAAACAAGAGGTGCAACACTTCTTGCTCTCGAATGTAAAATATTGGCTCGATGAGTTCCATTTCGACGGTTATCGCTTCGATGGCGTCAGTTCGATGATTTATCACCACCACGGTTATTCAGATTTCACCTCGCGTGAGGCATTCTTTAACGACACGGTCAATCGCGATGCCATTCTTTATCTGACACTTGCAAATAAATTGGTAAAGGAGGTCAAGCCCTCGGCAGTGACCATAGCTGAGGATGTGAGCGGAATGCCCGGTATGGCTGTCTCCATTGCGGACGGCGGCATCGGGTTCGACTACCGTTTGGCAATGGCAGTGCCCGACTTCTGGATTAAATACCTTAAGGATGTGCCCGATGAGGAGTGGAATATATGGGAGATGTGGAACATTTTGAGCAACCGTCTTCCCAATGTCAAAACCATTGCCTATTGCGAGTCGCACGACCAGGCGTTGGTGGGCGATAAGACCATTGCTTTCCGCCTGATGGACAAAGAGATGTACTTCGCAATGGAGCGCGATTCTAAAAATCTCGCCATCGACCGCGGCATAGCCCTGCACAAGATGATACGCCTTCTGACGATAACTCTCGGTGGTGATGCCTACCTCAACTTTATGGGTAATGAGTTTGGACACCCCGAGTGGATAGATTTCCCGCGCGAGGGCAACCATTGGAGCTATAAGCACGCTCAGCGTCAATGGTCATTGGCAGAGGCTGATTATTTGCGCTATATCGACTTAGACCGCTTCGATGCCGCGATGGTCCATCTCACTCGCAACTACCACGTGCTCAAGAGCGGTTATGGATATAACCTTCTCAATGACAATGACAATAAGGTTATGGTATTCGAGCAGGCGGGGTTGGTCTATGTTTTCAACTGGCACGGCGAGGCTTCGATTCCCGATTACAGGATGCCTGTGCCGATGGCAGGCAAGTATAAAATCATCCTCAATACGGATGATGCCAAATTTGGCGGATTTGGGCGGGTTGATAAGGATAGTGAGTTCTTCTCTTTCACCGAAACATCGCCCGAGGGTCATCAATACCATTTTATAAAAATATATTGTGTGTCTCGTTCGGCAATCGTACTGCAATACTGCGACTGA
- a CDS encoding putative Fe-S oxidoreductase — MSVNNNVFLPTSAKELAARGWEWVDVILFTGDAYVDHPAFGAAVIGRVLEAAGYRVAIVPQPNWRDDLRDFRKLGKPRLFFGVTAGAMDSMVNRYTATKRLRSDDAYTPDNRADMRPDYPSVVYTKILKDIYPDTPVVLGGIEASLRRLTHYDYWQDRLRPSFLVESGADYLVYGMGEKVVVELAQAMAQGRSPRNTPQIAYLSKNAAVCGEEVLHLHSFEECLADKSKYGENFVKFETESNRLEARTIVERVGQEYVVVNPPYPFLSEDEIDASFDLPYTRLPHPRYRGKQISAYQMIKHSVCLHRGCFGGCSFCAISAHQGKFISSRSERSILGEIEKITAMEDFRGYLSDIGGASANMWRMGGVDVHRCRKCSRASCLFPKKCLNLHSDHTPLLELYGRIRAVKGIKKAFIGSGIRYDMFQGGEYLEVVLKHHTSGRFKVAPEHTEDNVLRVMRKPSYDLFEDLRRNFRKICEKENLPYQIVPYFISSHPACNEQDMRLLAARTKGVSTEQVQDFTPTPMTLSTTIYYTGINPYTGEKIYTARTREQKQRQKDYFFAKER; from the coding sequence GTGAGTGTTAATAATAATGTGTTCCTGCCCACCTCTGCCAAGGAGCTTGCGGCACGGGGTTGGGAGTGGGTGGATGTGATTCTCTTCACGGGTGATGCCTATGTAGACCATCCGGCATTTGGAGCAGCCGTCATCGGACGTGTGTTGGAGGCGGCGGGTTATCGGGTGGCTATTGTGCCTCAACCCAATTGGAGGGACGACTTGCGAGATTTTCGCAAGTTGGGCAAGCCGCGTCTCTTTTTTGGCGTCACTGCCGGTGCTATGGATTCGATGGTCAATCGCTACACCGCAACCAAGCGTCTACGTTCCGACGATGCCTACACCCCTGACAACCGTGCCGATATGCGCCCCGACTACCCGAGCGTGGTCTATACCAAAATTCTCAAGGATATATACCCCGACACCCCGGTGGTTTTGGGTGGAATCGAGGCGTCACTCAGGCGATTGACCCACTATGACTATTGGCAGGATAGGTTGCGTCCTTCGTTTTTGGTGGAGAGCGGCGCCGACTATTTGGTCTATGGGATGGGCGAAAAGGTTGTCGTGGAGTTGGCACAGGCGATGGCTCAGGGCAGAAGCCCGCGCAATACACCCCAAATTGCATACCTGAGCAAAAATGCGGCAGTCTGCGGCGAAGAGGTTCTCCACCTACACTCCTTCGAGGAGTGTTTGGCGGACAAGAGTAAGTATGGTGAAAATTTCGTAAAGTTCGAGACCGAATCCAACCGATTAGAGGCGCGTACGATTGTGGAGCGGGTTGGTCAGGAGTATGTTGTGGTCAATCCCCCCTATCCCTTTCTGAGTGAGGATGAGATTGATGCCTCTTTCGATTTGCCATACACCCGTCTGCCGCATCCCCGATATAGAGGCAAGCAGATTTCTGCCTATCAGATGATTAAGCACTCGGTTTGTCTTCATCGCGGATGTTTTGGGGGGTGTAGTTTCTGCGCTATATCGGCACACCAGGGTAAATTTATCTCGAGCCGTAGCGAACGCTCAATTTTGGGTGAGATAGAGAAAATTACTGCTATGGAGGATTTTCGCGGATATCTTTCAGATATTGGCGGGGCATCGGCAAATATGTGGCGAATGGGAGGGGTAGATGTGCACAGGTGCAGAAAATGTAGTCGTGCATCGTGCCTGTTTCCGAAAAAATGTCTAAATTTACACTCCGACCACACTCCATTGTTGGAGTTATATGGTAGAATTAGAGCGGTTAAGGGTATCAAAAAGGCATTTATAGGTAGTGGAATCCGTTATGATATGTTCCAAGGGGGCGAATATCTGGAGGTTGTTTTGAAGCACCACACCAGTGGACGTTTCAAGGTTGCTCCCGAGCATACCGAGGATAATGTGCTCAGAGTGATGCGCAAGCCATCCTATGATTTGTTCGAGGATTTACGGCGCAATTTCCGAAAGATTTGTGAAAAAGAGAATCTGCCATATCAAATTGTGCCCTACTTTATTTCGAGCCATCCGGCTTGTAATGAACAAGATATGCGCCTATTAGCGGCGCGCACAAAAGGAGTAAGCACGGAGCAGGTACAGGATTTCACCCCCACACCAATGACCCTCTCCACCACGATTTACTACACAGGAATTAACCCATACACGGGCGAAAAAATATATACAGCGCGCACCCGCGAGCAGAAACAGAGACAGAAAGATTACTTTTTTGCCAAAGAACGATAA
- a CDS encoding Acetyl-coenzyme A carboxyl transferase alpha chain: MAADIKIAELIERKAKVALGGGVKAIEKQNASGKLTARQRIDAILDEGSFHEYDMFIKHSGTEFGMQDKDLAADGVVIGTGTIDSRMVAIFAQDFTVAGGSLGLMHARKITKIQDYALAMRIPCIGINDSGGARIQEGVSALAGYGEIFLRNTQASGVIPQLSVILGPCAGGAVYSPALTDYVFMVEGVSKMFITGPEVIKTVLGEEISMEELGGARVHCEKTGNAHFYAETEQECFSQIRKLLSLVPHNNECGAEKTEAKNPSRKFDINNIVPIDPKQPYDVREVIRAITDESDFFEVQELFAANIVTGFGRIDGQTVGFIANQPLVMAGVLDCDSSDKAARFIRYCDAFNIPMVTLEDLPGYLPGVDQEHAGVIRHGAKVLYAYSEATVPKFTVILRKAYGGGYIAMNSRHLGADLVLAYPRAEIAVMGPEGAANIIFRKEITEAADPAAERQAKIELYKEKFANPYVAAAKGYVDAVITPEQTREYLIHALKLTKGKVAENPKKKHGIPPF, encoded by the coding sequence ATGGCAGCAGACATTAAAATTGCCGAACTAATCGAGCGCAAAGCAAAAGTTGCTTTGGGTGGCGGTGTCAAGGCAATCGAAAAACAGAACGCAAGCGGCAAACTAACTGCCCGTCAGCGTATTGATGCCATACTCGACGAAGGGTCGTTCCACGAGTATGATATGTTCATAAAACATTCCGGCACGGAGTTCGGAATGCAGGATAAGGATTTGGCAGCCGACGGGGTTGTTATCGGAACGGGCACTATCGATTCACGTATGGTTGCCATTTTTGCGCAGGATTTTACTGTTGCCGGCGGCTCACTGGGCTTGATGCACGCACGTAAAATCACTAAAATTCAAGACTATGCCTTGGCGATGCGTATACCTTGCATTGGTATCAACGATTCGGGAGGTGCGCGCATCCAAGAGGGTGTGAGCGCTCTTGCGGGCTATGGCGAGATATTCTTGAGAAACACTCAGGCGAGTGGTGTTATTCCGCAACTCTCTGTTATATTGGGACCTTGTGCCGGTGGTGCGGTCTACTCACCCGCTCTGACCGACTATGTGTTTATGGTTGAGGGTGTGAGCAAGATGTTTATCACGGGACCCGAGGTCATCAAGACTGTGCTTGGTGAGGAGATTTCTATGGAGGAGCTTGGCGGGGCTCGTGTTCACTGCGAGAAGACCGGCAATGCTCACTTCTATGCTGAAACCGAGCAGGAGTGTTTTTCGCAAATCCGCAAACTTCTCTCCCTTGTGCCTCATAATAATGAGTGTGGCGCAGAGAAGACAGAGGCTAAAAACCCGTCTCGCAAGTTTGATATTAATAATATTGTTCCCATTGACCCCAAGCAGCCTTATGACGTTCGCGAGGTTATCCGTGCTATCACTGACGAGAGCGATTTCTTTGAGGTGCAGGAGCTTTTTGCGGCAAATATCGTAACCGGTTTTGGTCGCATTGATGGTCAGACTGTGGGTTTCATCGCAAACCAACCATTGGTTATGGCGGGTGTTTTGGATTGCGACAGCTCGGACAAGGCGGCACGCTTTATCCGCTATTGCGATGCTTTCAACATTCCGATGGTAACGCTGGAAGACCTACCGGGTTACCTGCCGGGGGTAGACCAAGAGCACGCCGGCGTGATTCGCCACGGTGCAAAGGTACTCTATGCTTATAGCGAGGCTACTGTTCCCAAATTCACCGTCATTTTGCGCAAAGCATACGGCGGTGGTTATATAGCGATGAACTCGCGCCACTTGGGAGCAGACCTTGTGTTGGCTTACCCGCGTGCCGAGATTGCGGTTATGGGACCAGAGGGTGCGGCAAATATCATTTTCCGCAAGGAGATTACCGAGGCGGCAGACCCTGCGGCTGAGCGTCAAGCTAAAATCGAACTGTATAAGGAAAAGTTTGCAAATCCTTATGTGGCAGCGGCTAAGGGATATGTGGATGCAGTGATTACGCCTGAGCAGACGCGCGAGTATTTGATTCACGCCCTGAAACTTACCAAAGGCAAGGTGGCGGAAAATCCTAAGAAGAAACACGGCATTCCTCCATTTTAA
- a CDS encoding Pyruvate carboxyl transferase: MKELFTENGTYTTTFTKKYEQRKPWQPANPKQVLSYIPGTIISVAVSEGQSVEEGDTLLMFNAMKMNNTMRSPMGGKIKVINVKEGDAVAKGLVLLEFE, from the coding sequence ATGAAAGAACTTTTCACAGAAAACGGCACATATACCACCACTTTCACCAAAAAGTATGAGCAGCGGAAGCCGTGGCAACCAGCCAATCCCAAGCAGGTTTTGTCCTATATTCCGGGCACGATTATTTCGGTGGCAGTAAGTGAAGGTCAAAGCGTCGAAGAGGGGGATACATTGCTGATGTTCAATGCTATGAAGATGAATAACACGATGCGTTCACCGATGGGCGGCAAGATTAAGGTTATAAATGTCAAAGAGGGTGATGCGGTTGCCAAGGGTTTAGTCCTCTTGGAATTTGAATAG